A stretch of the Uranotaenia lowii strain MFRU-FL chromosome 3, ASM2978415v1, whole genome shotgun sequence genome encodes the following:
- the LOC129755952 gene encoding peroxisomal N(1)-acetyl-spermine/spermidine oxidase-like: MAQQQQTSAGSFSAGSDGDPKGKSFQQMGTLKKKYKVVIIGAGMAGLSSANHLVKNGCSDFAILEARNRVGGRIIGIDMGSQKIELGANWIHGVLGNPMFELAMQHGLISIINIPKPHKIVAATEDGKQVPFQVLQEIYEAYVCFLRRCEEYFLCQYLPPPDIHSVGEHINLESEIYLNNIDDQKEKHLRQLIFECLLKRETCITGCHNMDEIDLLELGSYTELQGGNIVLPTGYSSILKPLCDTLPPENIILSCPVKTIHWRRKSRARDNNQTETILEEDEDDIDSDDSDKTVTEVPIGGTGDSKSDNKNSSLKHYTSNVQIECENGTIIEADHVICTVPLGVLKERGETLFTPSLPQYKLESIESLLYGTVDKIFLEYDRPFLNAKISEIMFLWETVEPDPDGDQEEFLKANWFKKIYSFSKVSDTLLLGWISGREAEYMESISHEVVAEKCTEILRKFLQDPFIPKPKRCVCTSWHAQPYSRGSYTAIAVGASQDDIDNIAQPLYSSPHQSKPSVLFAGEHTHSNFYSTVHGAYLSGRTAAQILLTPDSPQEIVMESDSSDLSSWIQGIALE, translated from the exons ATGGCTCAGCAGCAGCAAACTTCTGCTGGTTCCTTTTCTGCGGGTAGCGATGGGGATCCGAAGGGAAAATCGTTCCAACAGATGGGTACTCTGAAGAAGAAGTACAAAGTGGTCATCATCGGGGCTGGGATGGCCGGACTTTCGTCCGCTAACCATCTCGTTAAGAATGGATGTTCGGACTTCGCTATCCTGGAAGCGCGGAACCGTGTCGGGGGAAGAATCATCGGAATCGATATGGGATCGCAGAAG ATCGAGCTGGGAGCCAACTGGATCCACGGAGTGCTCGGTAATCCTATGTTCGAGCTCGCGATGCAGCATGGactcatcagcatcatcaacataCCAAAACCCCACAAAATAGTGGCGGCAACAGAGGACGGCAAACAGGTACCGTTCCAGGTACTACAGGAAATCTACGAAGCCTATGTCTGTTTCCTGAGGCGATGCGAAGAATATTTTCTTTGCCAGTACCTTCCTCCGCCAGATATTCACAGTGTAGGGGAGCATATCAATTTGGAATCGGAGATCTACTTAAATAACATAGACGACCAAAAGGAGAAACATTTGCGACAGTTGATATTTGAGTGTTTGTTGAAACGGGAAACCTGCATTACCGGTTGTCACAATATGGATGAGATAGATCTGCTGGAATTGGGCAGTTATACTGAACTGCAGGGAGGTAACATTGTGCTCCCTACAGGTTACAGCTCCATTTTGAAGCCTCTCTGTGATACTTTACCACCTGAAAACATAATACTATCATGTCCGGTAAAGACCATTCACTGGAGGCGAAAAAGCCGGGCTCGAGATAACAATCAAACAGAAACAATTCTCGAAGAGGATGAAGACGATATCGACTCTGACGATTCAGACAAAACGGTGACCGAGGTACCGATTGGTGGAACAGGAGACTCAAAAAGTGATAATAAGAACTCTAGCTTGAAGCATTATACGTCAAACGTGCAAATTGAATGCGAAAACGGAACAATCATTGAGGCAGATCACGTGATTTGCACAGTTCCGTTAGGAGTGCTTAAGGAGCGAGGTGAAACATTGTTCACTCCTAGTTTACCCCAGTATAAGCTAGAATCTATTGAGTCACTCCTGTACGGGACGGTAGACAAAATCTTCCTAGAGTACGATCGACCGTTCCTTAATGCTAAGATTAGTGAAATAATGTTTCTCTGGGAAACCGTTGAACCCGATCCCGATGGGGACCAGGAAGAGTTCCTCAAGGCGAACTGGTTCAAAAAGATTTACTCCTTCTCGAAAGTGTCCGACACTCTACTACTAGGATGGATTTCTGGCCGGGAGGCCGAGTACATGGAATCAATATCGCACGAAGTGGTCGCTGAAAAGTGCACCGAGATATTGCGGAAGTTTCTGCAGGATCCCTTCATTCCAAAACCAAAGCGCTGTGTGTGCACCAGCTGGCACGCGCAACCCTATAGCCGGGGTTCATATACGGCCATTGCCGTCGGAGCGTCTCAGGATGATATCGACAACATTGCCCAGCCACTCTACTCTAGTCCCCACCAGTCAAAG CCATCGGTTCTATTTGCCGGAGAACACACGCACTCCAACTTCTACTCAACGGTACACGGTGCTTATCTGAGCGGCAGAACAGCTGCCCAAATCCTACTTACGCCAGATTCCCCGCAGGAGATCGTGATGGAATCGGACAGCTCGGATCTCAGCTCCTGGATTCAGGGCATTGCATTGGAGTAG
- the LOC129755951 gene encoding protein TAPT1 homolog gives MNRKRDEDSSFGLTQKKLRFRGDLAQQYGFATMDGNRVEDLSQDDDPRIRSSVTGSRNGEIGGSQGAGDGKDLPEKNSLYDFLRIELTRGYVLEHDEERYSARREKIYSFMKIPRELESFMAYGVLQCADSFLYLYTFLPIRFILALWALITRPLARCLGFRRPRQRLLAPAEICDLLKGTIWIICSWAMFYVDTNMLYHLIKSQSIIKLYIFYNMLEVGDRLLSAFGQDIIDALFWTATEPKDSKKQHLGTIPHFIFAIIYVTIHSALVMFQATSLNVAINSNNKGLLTIMMSNNFVELKGSVFKKFDKNNLFQLSCSDVRERFHLTILMLIVLIQTMKEFSWKADQFFVMIPDCMYVMLTELFVDWIKHAFITRFNEIPVDVYREYTTSLAYDMTQTRQKHAFSDHSDLVARRMGFIPIPLGVVLVKALYHALSFDNAASIIIFIIAYIVLLSCRVLNTICTLGKACDLMKKHQDEKILLQQQQQQSGPATSTPIQIPRNPKTTSDIATSPIHHLTSIQRSQTVECVPTTVPQIKIPEQQLDSVMREPSTLGATALFSNSDVDLDDVKLNDKVLNLTPSGKTDEEAGTGQEENLARSFPDLQQESASSPVRGDHSTSPASDGDSFSSLQGLHHRTHKRSESEPSIQLDTSERSGS, from the exons ATGAATCGAAAGCGCGATGAAGACAGCAGCTTCGGATTGACGCAGAAAAAACTGCGCTTCCGTGGTGACTTGGCACAGCAGTACGGATTCGCCACGATGGATGGGAACCGGGTGGAGGATCTGTCCCAGGATGACGATCCCCGGATCCGATCCTCGGTAACCGGATCCCGAAATGGAGAAATTGGTGGATCCCAAGGCGCTGGAGACGGAAAAG ATCTTCCCGAGAAGAACAgtctctatgattttttgcgCATCGAATTGACACGTGGCTATGTGCTGGAGCACGACGAGGAACGATACTCCGCTCGGCGGGAGAAAATATACTCTTTCATGAAAATCCCTCGGGAGCTGGAGAGCTTTATGGCCTACGGAGTGCTGCAGTGTGCGGATTCGTTTCTGTATTTGTACACGTTTCTGCCGATAAGATTCATACTGGCCCTGTGGGCTTTGATAACCAGACCGTTGGCTCGGTGTCTGGGTTTCCGAAGACCTCGGCAGCGACTGTTGGCACCTGCTGAAATCTGTGACCTTCTTAAGGGAACCATCTGGATCATCTGCAGTTGGGCTATGTTTTATGTGGACACGAATATGTTATACCATTTGATCAAAAGTCAGTCTATTATTAAACTGTACATATTCTACAATATGTTGGAGGTAGGAGATAGGCTGCTGTCCGCATTTGGTCAGGATATTATCGATGCCCTGTTCTGGACAGCAACAGAACCGAAGGACAGTAAGAAGCAGCATTTGGGAACGATCCCGCACTTCATCTTCGCCATAATTTACGTGACGATCCACAGTGCTTTGGTGATGTTTCAGGCAACCTCTTTGAATGTGGCCATCAATTCCAATAACAAAGGGCTTCTCACGATTATGATGTCCAACAATTTTGTTGAGTTGAAGGGAAGCGTATTTAAGAAATTCGACAAGAATAACCTATTTCAGCTAAGTTGTAGCGACGTGAGAGAGCGTtttcatttgacaattttgatgttGATAGTTTTGATTCAAACTATGAAGGAATTCAGTTGGAAGGCTGACCAGTTTTTCGTTATGATTCCGGACTGTATGTACGTCATGTTGACAGAGCTGTTTGTGGATTGGATCAAGCACGCTTTCATCACCCGATTCAATGAGATTCCAGTCGATGTTTATCGAGAGTATACTACCAGTCTAGCTTACGACATGACTCAAACCCGCCAAAAGCATGCCTTCTCAGACCATTCAGATCTTGTAGCTCGACGAATGGGTTTCATCCCAATACCTCTGGGAGTTGTCTTAGTCAAAGCCCTCTACCATGCTCTCTCGTTTGATAATGCCGCTTCAATCATCATATTTATCATTGCATACATAGTGCTGCTTTCCTGTCGAGTTCTGAACACTATCTGCACCCTCGGCAAAGCCTGCGATCTAATGAAAAAGCATCAGGACGAAAAAATCCTTctgcaacaacagcagcagcaaagtGGCCCGGCCACCTCAACCCCGATACAAATCCCACGGAACCCGAAAACCACTTCCGACATAGCCACTTCTCCAATACACCATCTGACTTCCATCCAGCGGTCTCAAACTGTCGAATGTGTCCCCACCACAGTACCCCAAATTAAAATACCCGAACAGCAGCTGGACAGCGTCATGCGGGAACCGTCCACCCTTGGGGCAACTGCACTCTTCTCCAACAGTGATGTCGATCTGGATGACGTCAAACTCAACGACAAAGTTCTCAATCTAACGCCAAGCGGCAAAACCGACGAAGAAGCTGGCACAGGCCAAGAGGAAAACCTAGCTCGAAGTTTTCCGGACCTACAACAAGAATCGGCTTCCAGTCCAGTTCGTGGGGATCATAGCACTTCACCAGCCAGCGATGGAGATAGCTTTTCGTCTCTCCAGGGCTTACACCATCGAACGCACAAGCGATCCGAATCGGAGCCTTCGATTCAGCTGGACACATCGGAGCGGAGTGGAAGTTGA